CCGCCACTGAAAACATTGGATTTTGAATGGGTCTCACTACCGATATTGCTTGCACAGGTACAATAAAGGGGAAGATGTTGAAAATTTTTAATGGTTAATCTTTATCGCTCGGCTAACAATGTCACACAAGTTACCCAAACGCTGATCGCAGTCAATCTGATGATGGCGCTTGTGGTGTTTGTTAATGGTGGGTTCGGTAATCCATTAACCTATATCGCAGCAGGGGCTGATGTGCCTCAGTTAGTTAAGGCCGGTGATTATTGGCGTTGGGTATCCGCAACGTTTATTCATGCCGATTTAGTCCACTTAGCCTTCAATATGTTCGCGCTCTACCAACTCGGCACCCTCATCGAGAAGCTCTATGGTTCATCCAAAATGCTTATCATCTATGTGCTGAGCGGGATTGGAGGGTCGATTATTTCTGATATCTTCATGCACCATGGCTATTCGGTCGGCGCTTCCGGTGCGGTTTTTGGTTTAGTCGGCGCTGCATTAGGGATGGGGCTTCGCCACCGAGACCAACTCAGCCCCGCATTCAAGCAATATCTCGTTAGTGGCCTTGGTCCTCTAGTGATTTTCAACTTCCTAATCGGATTGAATAGTCAAGTTATCAACAACTGGGCACACGGTGGAGGTTTCGTTACCGGCTTTATCTGCGGCTATTTGATCTATCCCGACCTGGCCTATTATCAACCTCGCCGTACCCCTTTTGCCCTTTACGGGACTATCGCTGTTTCTCTTATACTGGTCTACACTACCATTTTCATGTTGCCAAGCGCATTAAAACCGTCCTATGGCTACGCTCACCAACCAATGCGCCAATATGTAGACCCGCATCATCGCTTTACTTTCAAATATCCGAAGATCTGGAATATTAATAACGAAGAAGCAATCGGAATGGTAATGGCAACGACTGAACTCTATGCTAATTTCAGTGTAATTATCATCCCGCTAACACAAGA
This genomic stretch from bacterium harbors:
- a CDS encoding rhomboid family intramembrane serine protease gives rise to the protein MVNLYRSANNVTQVTQTLIAVNLMMALVVFVNGGFGNPLTYIAAGADVPQLVKAGDYWRWVSATFIHADLVHLAFNMFALYQLGTLIEKLYGSSKMLIIYVLSGIGGSIISDIFMHHGYSVGASGAVFGLVGAALGMGLRHRDQLSPAFKQYLVSGLGPLVIFNFLIGLNSQVINNWAHGGGFVTGFICGYLIYPDLAYYQPRRTPFALYGTIAVSLILVYTTIFMLPSALKPSYGYAHQPMRQYVDPHHRFTFKYPKIWNINNEEAIGMVMATTELYANFSVIIIPLTQDLNPAALSKPQIDSLIKQEKLLLSEFYPKGLKSKTSIGKDAIYVQFEARNDENAASPVYYGIS